One window from the genome of Maylandia zebra isolate NMK-2024a linkage group LG18, Mzebra_GT3a, whole genome shotgun sequence encodes:
- the LOC101482764 gene encoding ras-related protein Rap-2b, with protein sequence MREYKVVVLGSGGVGKSALTVQFVTGSFIEKYDPTIEDFYRKEIEVDSSPSVLEILDTAGTEQFASMRDLYIKNGQGFILVYSLVNQQSFQDIKPMRDQIIRVKRYERVPMILVGNKVDLEGEREVSSGEGKALAQEWNCPFMETSAKNKGSVDELFAEIVRQMNYTNVPSGGDKCCSCVVL encoded by the coding sequence ATGAGGGAGTACAAAGTGGTTGTTTTGGGGTCGGGCGGAGTCGGCAAATCCGCGCTCACGGTCCAGTTCGTGACGGGCTCCTTCATCGAAAAGTACGACCCCACCATAGAGGATTTCTACAGGAAGGAGATCGAGGTGGACTCGTCCCCGTCTGTGCTGGAGATCCTGGACACGGCGGGGACCGAGCAGTTCGCCTCCATGCGAGACCTGTACATCAAGAACGGCCAGGGCTTTATTCTGGTCTACAGCCTGGTGAACCAGCAGAGCTTTCAGGACATCAAGCCCATGAGAGACCAGATCATCCGAGTAAAGAGGTACGAGAGGGTACCCATGATCCTGGTGGGAAACAAGGTGGACctggagggggagagagaggtgTCTTCCGGGGAGGGCAAGGCTCTGGCCCAAGAGTGGAACTGCCCGTTTATGGAAACTTCAGCCAAAAATAAAGGATCAGTCGACGAACTGTTTGCAGAGATAGTCAGACAGATGAACTATACAAATGTCCCCAGCGGTGGAGACAAGTGCTGTTCATGTGTCGTGCtctaa